Proteins found in one Paenibacillus wynnii genomic segment:
- a CDS encoding GNAT family N-acetyltransferase → MGNNATIYTETNRLVLRSFCLEDVESFYIYRSNPDIARFQSWDNYQRNQAVTFINEQIESSPNIPGSWLQYAVALKTTNQLIGDCAVHTPIAESDIVEIGFTFASEYQGKGYATEAVKGLLGYLFEIFNKHKVIAYTNVENESSVRLLERVGMRREGHLLQNYKSKGKWVDEYLYAILQQEWVYSLEK, encoded by the coding sequence ATGGGGAATAACGCAACGATTTACACTGAAACGAATCGACTTGTTCTAAGATCGTTTTGTCTTGAAGATGTAGAGTCTTTTTATATATATCGATCTAATCCCGACATAGCGAGATTTCAATCATGGGATAACTACCAACGTAATCAGGCGGTAACTTTTATAAATGAGCAGATAGAATCTTCTCCTAATATACCTGGGTCTTGGCTCCAATACGCTGTAGCTTTAAAGACTACAAATCAATTAATTGGTGATTGTGCTGTTCATACTCCAATAGCGGAGTCAGATATTGTTGAGATTGGTTTTACTTTTGCTTCAGAATATCAGGGGAAAGGATATGCCACTGAGGCGGTAAAAGGATTGTTAGGTTATCTGTTTGAGATATTTAATAAGCACAAAGTAATTGCATATACGAATGTTGAAAACGAATCATCAGTCCGTCTATTAGAGCGAGTTGGTATGAGGAGAGAAGGACATTTATTGCAAAATTATAAGTCTAAGGGAAAATGGGTAGATGAATATCTCTACGCTATTCTTCAACAAGAATGGGTGTATTCACTAGAAAAATAA
- a CDS encoding DUF3951 domain-containing protein: MSCGLFALHNNLQTSILGIIIVKILLTRKLPSNNYTPFDYITAHSLVEFHNMCQLRFSHRTVHHDPFFSFRPPVPGILFH; the protein is encoded by the coding sequence ATATCATGTGGATTATTCGCGCTCCATAACAATTTACAAACATCAATATTAGGAATCATCATTGTCAAGATATTACTTACAAGAAAATTACCAAGTAATAATTACACTCCATTTGACTACATCACGGCCCATTCGCTTGTTGAGTTTCACAATATGTGTCAACTTCGCTTTTCACATCGTACTGTTCATCACGATCCTTTTTTTTCGTTTCGGCCTCCCGTACCTGGTATATTATTCCATTAA
- a CDS encoding Ig-like domain-containing protein, with amino-acid sequence MFDLFSKSDTDNYEFIQSQIGSDVLINDSSTVTRALVTNTNLEQNYDDKKISSLSPLNRGDLVVYEGKKYMIISEINTQRSNKFKGIMRRLPHTVIVNSACHFIHVDCYITVSNLGVTEGKVLSVLDGEITVFTKEYYKELGLKIDSKFFVDGQKFKVTGIDTFSKKGILILSCEKDSIDTVADDVINGIAGGLSCTVDITNASTSVMIGNTLQLAWTSTNNVPVTFTSSSNAIATVSATGLVTGVTEGSFTVTVANSTNGFIYDTLAISVYAPEVYTMSLYNTVNKHNMAYNEQIIINKNVYLNGATITDKTVTYSLVYADQITAVPSTVATISVDSDNIATVTNLNAGTVDESIYVKAVLDNNNSIVNYYALTLAYQVTVTKTITLSPMSATYVEITSGSSVGKTFTATVSSGVENCGWAIFADDKVSSPDPTVYSILSQTTSTIQIKGLKYTYYIQLKCYLLSDPSVSTWQRIRIKSAI; translated from the coding sequence ATGTTTGATTTATTCAGTAAGTCCGATACAGACAATTATGAGTTTATTCAGAGTCAAATTGGTTCTGACGTACTCATTAATGATTCCTCAACAGTCACAAGAGCATTAGTCACCAATACGAATCTTGAACAAAACTATGACGATAAAAAGATATCCTCCCTATCACCTCTTAATCGCGGTGATCTTGTTGTTTATGAAGGCAAAAAATATATGATCATCTCTGAAATCAACACTCAACGCTCTAACAAATTTAAAGGAATAATGCGCCGTTTACCTCATACTGTAATTGTTAATTCGGCATGTCATTTTATTCATGTAGATTGTTATATTACTGTAAGTAATTTAGGTGTGACAGAGGGAAAGGTATTATCTGTACTAGATGGGGAGATTACTGTTTTTACTAAAGAGTATTATAAGGAATTGGGGCTTAAAATTGATTCTAAGTTCTTTGTTGATGGTCAAAAATTCAAGGTCACAGGAATTGATACATTTAGCAAAAAAGGAATTTTAATATTATCCTGTGAAAAGGATTCAATTGATACGGTTGCAGACGATGTGATTAATGGGATTGCAGGAGGATTATCTTGTACTGTAGATATTACAAATGCTTCAACTTCTGTAATGATTGGTAACACGCTTCAATTGGCTTGGACAAGCACAAACAATGTTCCAGTCACATTTACATCATCTAGCAATGCAATTGCCACTGTGAGCGCTACAGGGCTTGTAACTGGTGTTACTGAAGGTAGTTTTACGGTTACAGTTGCAAACAGTACAAATGGATTTATCTATGATACATTAGCCATTTCCGTCTATGCGCCTGAAGTCTATACAATGTCACTCTATAACACAGTTAATAAGCATAACATGGCTTACAATGAGCAAATCATTATCAATAAGAATGTATATTTGAATGGTGCAACTATCACTGATAAGACAGTCACATATTCATTGGTTTATGCTGATCAAATTACAGCCGTTCCTTCTACTGTTGCAACAATCAGTGTTGATTCAGATAATATTGCCACTGTAACAAACCTGAATGCTGGAACAGTAGATGAATCTATTTATGTTAAGGCAGTCCTTGATAATAATAATTCAATTGTTAATTACTACGCTTTGACATTGGCTTATCAGGTGACAGTTACAAAGACAATTACTCTATCTCCAATGAGTGCAACCTATGTTGAAATAACGAGTGGTTCTAGTGTAGGGAAAACATTCACAGCAACGGTATCTAGTGGAGTTGAGAATTGTGGATGGGCAATATTTGCAGATGATAAAGTAAGTTCACCTGACCCAACCGTTTATTCAATTCTGAGTCAGACGACATCAACTATTCAAATTAAAGGATTGAAATATACGTATTATATCCAATTAAAATGCTATTTGTTGAGTGATCCAAGTGTGAGTACTTGGCAGCGGATTAGAATTAAGAGCGCAATCTAA